A segment of the Nostoc sp. TCL26-01 genome:
GGTTGAGCCAAGATAGTGTAGATTTGGATAACCCCAAAGTTCTGCGGGCTTCGGCTGGACAGTGGTTTCGTTTAGCCACCGCAGTCAGTGAAGATTTACCCGCGACAGTGCAACTTTGCCAAGCACAAGGGATGCAGATAGTTGCCACCTTACCTACTGCCACATCAACTTATTGGGAAGTAGACTGGAAAAAACCTAGTTTAATTTTATTGGGTAACGAAGGCGCTGGTTTGTCAGCCAACTTAGCCGCAATGGCAGATCAGCAAGTGAAAATACCCCTGAGTCCAGGAGTAGAGTCTTTGAATGTAGCGATCGCTGCTGCTTTAATGTTATATGAGGCTCAGAGACAATTGGGTGAGAAGGGGCTAGGAGCATAGATTTTATTTGGTTTTTGTTCTTTCTTCTAAATAATGCTCTATATCAGCAACTGCGTCTTCCAAGGCTGCTAAATCAATATCAGTTTCATCGTCAACAGCTTTGACTCCACTGCTATCATCTATCGGAATATTTGGTTGATCTTTATCCTCAGTCAAATTTTCCTGTAAGATATCCTCTAGCTGTTCCAGGGATGCTTGAAACTCTTGTTCGGCTTCTTGGCGCGGGTGTTGCTGGTTTTGCTCCATAATTTTGCATCAAAAATCTTAATTGAATTGGGTATATATTTTTCTGTATAAAGTTTACACATTGATCTAGAAAACGGGTAGTAGAGACATTGCCATGCCACGTTTTGATCAAAGAAACAATACGATGAGTAGAGACGTTGCATTGCCACGTCTCTACAATCAAATCGGATGCCGATAAATGTGGGCTGATTAATTAACTTTGGATGACAAAATGAAGTACAAAATGTAGGTTTTATACTTTATCTAGCTTTTTCTTCCACATCCGCCACCACATAAACACTGGTTTACTCCAAGTTCCACCAAATAAGTCGTGGAGTAGGGTGTAAAAACAGGGAATGATGAACAGCGTCAGGACTGTTGCTAAAGACAAACCGGAAAATACCACAACACCTAATGGTTGTAAAAATTCTGCACCTTCACCGATACCTAATGCTAGAGGAAACATCCCTAAGACAGTGGTGATGGTAGTCATTAACACTGGGCGTAAGCGTTGTGGTGCAGCTAACAAAATTGCCGTTTTCCGGTCAACTTGATCTCGTTCGCGGATTTGGTTAGCCAACTCCACCATGATGATGGCGTTGTTAACGACAATACCCACTAATAAAACTGCACCGACAATTACAGTTGCACCTATAGCTGTCTGAGTGATGTACAGTCCAAAAATACCCCCAGCCAATGCTAGAGGTATTGTAAACATAATCACCAAGGGGTCAATGAGGGAATTATATTGCACCGCCATGACGACAAACACCAAGAAAGTCGCTAATCCACCTAACAGTTGTAATGAACTTTGGAGTTGTTGGTTTGATTCTGCGGCTGAACTAGGTAAGATACTTACGCCTTCTGGTAGTTGGAGGTTACTGACGACATTATTTACCTGAGCTAGGGCTTGACTCAAGCTTGCTCCTTGGGTTAAGTTACCTGCTAATAAGATGACTTGCCGTTGATTGATGCGCTGAATTTCCCCTGGTGCTTGAGCTTCGACAATTTTGGCAACATCACTCAGACGGACTTGGTGATTGTTATCTACAAACAAAGGTAATCTTTCCAGTTGAGTACCTGTTTGTACTGATGCTTCATTTAACTGCACTCGCACATCTACTAAACGGTTGCCTCGTTGTAGTTGAGTGGGTATACTCCCTTCCAAGGCAGTTTGAATGGTTTCGCCAATATTGGTTGTCGTCAAACCTAAAGCGGCTACCCGTTCCCAGTCTGGACGAATTTGAATTTCTGGTTGGCGTTCATCAGCATCAGGGCGGAATCTAGCTTGGGTGACTTGTTCTTCTAAGGCTGCTAGCACTTGACGACTAGCTTGTTGTAATTTATCCGGGTTGTTACCTTGAAGAATCACATCAACGTCAGCATTGCGTACAGGGGAATTGTTGACAATTAAACCCCGTACTTGTCCGGGAGCTAACCGCAGACGAATTCCTGCTAAGTTTAACTTGTTGAGTTGTTGCGTCACTCGTTCAACGTAAGCATCGACATTCGTACCGGGTTTGAGGGTAATGGTGCTAGTACCGCGTAAGGGGTTGGCGTTGGTGGTATTACCAAATAATGCACCACCGGCGGTGGAGAAAGTATACTCAGTTTCTGGCTGTTTGCGGAGAATCTCATCTACCGCATTCATGACTTTTAGGTTAGTTTCCAAGGGTGTTCCGGGAGGAAACTGAGCAAATAAATTGGCTTGTCCGGTGTTGATGCGGGGAAGAATTTGTTGGGGAATTTGCGGAGCCATCCATAAACTGCCACCACCAAAGAGGATAATAGCGATCGCTATCGTCACAATTCGCCAACGTAATATTCCCACGAGGAAACTACCATAGCCCCTAGTTGAAGCATCAAAGCGGTTGTTAAATTCCCGCAGTAACCAAAAATTGTTTAAGTTACTGGAAACTCGCCAACCCAACAACCGCGAAGCCAGCATCGGTACAACGGTGACGGCAATTAAAATTGATGCTGCAACAGAAAAGCTGATAGTTAAGATTAATTCATTGAACAATAAAGCAATAAAGCCACCAATTAACAAAAACGGCAATACTGCTACTAAGTTAGTACTGGTGGAGGCTACTAAGGCTGATTCTACTTCTTGGCTACTGCGTTCGGCTTGAGCAATCAGTTGCTTTTGACTCAAGTTGCTTTTGTTATTCTTGCCTGGTGTCATCCCCACACCCTCAGCAATATTCTCCAACATGACGATGGAGTTATCAACCACAATTCCCACACCCAAGGCTAAACCTCCCAAACTAAACACGTTGAGAGATATGCCAAATAATCCCATAAAAATGATCGCTGCTAGGGTGGCAAGGGGAATTGCTAGGACGATAATCAAAGTTTGTCGTAAGGAACCGAGAAATAACAGCACAGCGATCGCTGCTAATGCCGTACCGATCAACCCGGAACTGGTAACATTGGAGATAGAGTTACGAATAAATCTGGATTCGTCTAGGGTGGGTGTAATGACTGTACCTTCTGGAACTAAACCCGATTGACGCAATTCTTCTAGACGTTTTTTCACTCCATCAACAACATTAATGGTGTTAGCATCCGGTTGCTTTTGAATACTCACTTTCACGGCTGGTGCGCCATTGAGTGAGACGTAGACTCGTTGTTGTTCTGAACCGTCTATAACTTCGGCAAAGTCACGCAAATAAACACGGCGACGGGGGGCTGAGGACTGGGTACTTGTGCTTGGTGAGGAGACTTCAAAGGAAAAATTGTTGAGTTCTGCTGCATCTTTAAATCTCCCCACCGTCCGGGTTAATGGTTCGGAATTTTGTCCTAAAATTCGCCCACCAGAGATATCAACGTTACGATCTCTCAATTCATCTAAAACATCGGTTAAACCTACACCTAAAGCCTGTAACCGATCTAAGTCAATATTAACTCTAACTTCTTCTTGTACCCCTCCCGATACATCTACCCCAGCCACCCCAGCTACAACGCCCAACTCCCGCGCTAGTTCTTCTTCGGCAAATACTCGCAAATCTAGCCCAGCTAGAGAAGGGGAAGTTAACGCAAATTCGTATACTGGCAACTGTGAAGGATCAACTTTAAATAAACGCGGTTCTTCTAATGTATCTGGTAAGGTATTTCTAGCTCTGTTAAATGCTGCTGTGGCATCATTAAGGGCTTGGTCAATATTACCTCCTGGTTGAAAGAACAAATCCAAACTGACTTGTCCCTCACGAGTTTGAGAAAAAACCTGTACTACTCCCTCCGTAGCTGAAAAAGCTTCTTCTAGAGGCTTGGTGACTTCATCAATTGCTACTTCCGGTGAAATTCCTGGTGCTTGTATCCTGACACCAATGCGCGGATAGGTAATTGATGGCAGTAAATCTACAGGCAATTTGACAATAAAAAATATCCCTAGCACGACAACTGCTAAGGTAAGCATGAGTGTGCCAATATGTTGACGGATAGATATAGCACTGAGGCTAAATCCACTGCCTTTACTTACTTGCTGCATGATGTCGCTTTGCTCCAATTCACATTCATTAGGGGTGTAGGGGTGTAAGGGTGCAGGGGTTGAAGGTGTTGGGCGAGGATCGAAACCGGACTTACGTCTCGCTAGGCGCTTTCCGGCAAATTATTTTGAATTTTGAATTTTGAATTTTGAATTCCCAACAGGGGCTATTTCTGAAAGAACGGAGATGTCTACAGTTTCCCCGTCTTTTAAGGGTTTATCACTGCGAACAATATAACGCTCTCCTGGTTGCAAGCCAGAAAGAATCTCCACTTTGCCATCAGCTTTTTTCCCTAACGTCACTGCACGGGCGCTGACTTTTGGCTTGTCTTGTGCATCTTTGAGTACGTACAGCGTACCGTTTTGTCGTTCTGGTTGTTCTTGGGTGATGTTGGAAGATTGCTGGTTTCTTGCTTCTTGTTGAATGGCTGTTTGCGACACCACTACTCGCTGTGGGATTTGATTTTCAAAATTGACACTTGCTGTCAGTCCACTACCAATGTTGCCTTGGGCATTAGGAATCACTACTTCCACAGGTATTAAACGCGCTGTATCAGCAACTGGAGAAATGCGGGTAACTCTACCAATTAATTTTTGCTGGGGGAAAGCATCTAAGCGTACTTGCACAGATTGTCCGACTCGAATTTGTCCTACTTCTAATTCGGATACTTGCACAACAACTTTAATTCGGCTCAAGTCAGCAATTTTCAGAACTTCGCCGCCTACTTGTAAAAGATTACCTGGTTCTGTGACTTTTTCACTAATCACACCAGTGATAGGAGATACAAGACGAGTATATGATCTGCGTTCTTTGACTTGAGCAATCACGGCTTTTTGGGCAATTACTCTACCTTGGGCAGCTGAAACTGCTTGTTGTTCTGTCTTGACTTGTTGAATTGCTGCTTGTAGTGCTTGGACTGCGGTTTTGGCTTCAGTATTGGCTTGTTGAGCAGTTTGTTCAGCGATCGCCCCTTCTTTCAATAATTGCTGTTGGCGTTTAGAATCAGCTTGGGCTTGTATCACCTCTAATCTTGCTCGTTCGACTTGGGTGCGGGCATTACTGACTTGATTTGTCGCCCTGGCTACTTCTGATTGTAAGGCTGCTAGTTCAGCTTCAGCTTGTTGTAACTCTGTTGACAACAGGGTATCGTCTAACTGTCCGACGTTTTGCCCTTGTGTCACACTATCCCCGACATCTAAATTTAAAGATAATAATCTCGCTTCTACTTGCGATCGCAGTGATACAGTCCGAAATGATGTTGTCGTACCTGTGTACTCTCGTTGTTTCTCTAGTTTACCTGTACGGGCGATCGCTACATCCACATCTGTTGGGCCTCCCTGTTCTCCACCTCTTCGTTGCTGAGATTGGGCTTCGGCTGTTTCTTTGGGTAAAGAACCGCAGCTTGTTGTTAGTACTCCCATACTTAACAGACAAGTCATAAATATGATGGATTTTGCTGATTTTTGCGGAGGAATTTTGCCAATTAACTCTGTTTTTGTCTTCATTAATTGGTATGCGGCTGGGTAGAGTTGCTGTTTCATGATTTTTTGTTATGGGTTTTAGTTTAAAATCATCTATCTCGCTTCTATCGGGAAGTTTTGCAATCACAGCCTTGTTTTTACCCAGCAATTCCGTACAGATTACTGGCTAAGTTTTCATCGATCTTTTGGTGTCAAAACGTACCAATTTTATTATCTCAAGTCAAAGCATTTTCTACAGCTACTGTTGGTAAATAGAAGCAGAATTTGTCCTCAAGATGGAAAAGATTGATTTGACGATGGTCAGTATAATTTTTTAGTTTAACTTAGATACTGTCTGAGTCAATTCATAGGCGGCATCTAACAATTTTTACTTTGATTAGATTTAAATACAAACATTTAGTTTGTCTAACTATTGTACATATAAAGTAACAAAAACACTAACTAGCTCACAGGGAATTTGCTGTATTCCTGAGAGATATTAAAAATTCTAAACATAAATTGCCTTTTGTCGCAATGTATTATATAGAAAGATGCAATATTTATTCCATTTAGGAGAGGACCATTACAAGTGACATCATCGCTAAAACTGGCACACACCGCCGACGAATTGCAAATCATGGAGTTTTTCCAGGAATCTGTTGGTCAGTGGCGTTCG
Coding sequences within it:
- a CDS encoding efflux RND transporter permease subunit; protein product: MQQVSKGSGFSLSAISIRQHIGTLMLTLAVVVLGIFFIVKLPVDLLPSITYPRIGVRIQAPGISPEVAIDEVTKPLEEAFSATEGVVQVFSQTREGQVSLDLFFQPGGNIDQALNDATAAFNRARNTLPDTLEEPRLFKVDPSQLPVYEFALTSPSLAGLDLRVFAEEELARELGVVAGVAGVDVSGGVQEEVRVNIDLDRLQALGVGLTDVLDELRDRNVDISGGRILGQNSEPLTRTVGRFKDAAELNNFSFEVSSPSTSTQSSAPRRRVYLRDFAEVIDGSEQQRVYVSLNGAPAVKVSIQKQPDANTINVVDGVKKRLEELRQSGLVPEGTVITPTLDESRFIRNSISNVTSSGLIGTALAAIAVLLFLGSLRQTLIIVLAIPLATLAAIIFMGLFGISLNVFSLGGLALGVGIVVDNSIVMLENIAEGVGMTPGKNNKSNLSQKQLIAQAERSSQEVESALVASTSTNLVAVLPFLLIGGFIALLFNELILTISFSVAASILIAVTVVPMLASRLLGWRVSSNLNNFWLLREFNNRFDASTRGYGSFLVGILRWRIVTIAIAIILFGGGSLWMAPQIPQQILPRINTGQANLFAQFPPGTPLETNLKVMNAVDEILRKQPETEYTFSTAGGALFGNTTNANPLRGTSTITLKPGTNVDAYVERVTQQLNKLNLAGIRLRLAPGQVRGLIVNNSPVRNADVDVILQGNNPDKLQQASRQVLAALEEQVTQARFRPDADERQPEIQIRPDWERVAALGLTTTNIGETIQTALEGSIPTQLQRGNRLVDVRVQLNEASVQTGTQLERLPLFVDNNHQVRLSDVAKIVEAQAPGEIQRINQRQVILLAGNLTQGASLSQALAQVNNVVSNLQLPEGVSILPSSAAESNQQLQSSLQLLGGLATFLVFVVMAVQYNSLIDPLVIMFTIPLALAGGIFGLYITQTAIGATVIVGAVLLVGIVVNNAIIMVELANQIRERDQVDRKTAILLAAPQRLRPVLMTTITTVLGMFPLALGIGEGAEFLQPLGVVVFSGLSLATVLTLFIIPCFYTLLHDLFGGTWSKPVFMWWRMWKKKLDKV
- a CDS encoding efflux RND transporter periplasmic adaptor subunit, whose protein sequence is MKQQLYPAAYQLMKTKTELIGKIPPQKSAKSIIFMTCLLSMGVLTTSCGSLPKETAEAQSQQRRGGEQGGPTDVDVAIARTGKLEKQREYTGTTTSFRTVSLRSQVEARLLSLNLDVGDSVTQGQNVGQLDDTLLSTELQQAEAELAALQSEVARATNQVSNARTQVERARLEVIQAQADSKRQQQLLKEGAIAEQTAQQANTEAKTAVQALQAAIQQVKTEQQAVSAAQGRVIAQKAVIAQVKERRSYTRLVSPITGVISEKVTEPGNLLQVGGEVLKIADLSRIKVVVQVSELEVGQIRVGQSVQVRLDAFPQQKLIGRVTRISPVADTARLIPVEVVIPNAQGNIGSGLTASVNFENQIPQRVVVSQTAIQQEARNQQSSNITQEQPERQNGTLYVLKDAQDKPKVSARAVTLGKKADGKVEILSGLQPGERYIVRSDKPLKDGETVDISVLSEIAPVGNSKFKIQNSK